From one Butyricimonas faecihominis genomic stretch:
- a CDS encoding site-specific integrase, whose translation MNAIVSIICYKQKTLKDNKHPLMLRITKDGKRKYHSLGIAVHPQHWDFQKNKPKPNCPDRDLINKLILAKETEYQQQILELAATQKQYTAASLVENKQKKFQLKTVKEFYQQLIKEFEENNKVGNRLIYKTSFNSLKAFTQSELNFYFSDIDKNWLQAYEKWQRNKGNKETTISLQFRTLRSAYNKAIEEKAASKNDYPFDDFKIGKFKTKTRKRAISKDDVKQIITTESNKDTPLRKLAKDIFTFSYLCGGIPFVDISNLTMKNIQRGRLLYTRQKTHGDINLQLCDQAREIIKRYSSHQKNAIYLFPILNANIHKTELQKQNRRHKVLAQINKELKELASELGIESKVTTYVARHSFASVLKKSGVNVALISEALGHTDLKTTQIYLDSFENTQIDAAMQNLL comes from the coding sequence CATCCCCAACACTGGGACTTTCAAAAGAACAAACCAAAACCCAATTGTCCAGATAGAGATTTAATTAACAAGCTCATTTTAGCGAAAGAAACAGAATACCAGCAACAGATTTTAGAACTAGCTGCAACACAAAAACAATATACTGCGGCATCATTGGTAGAAAACAAGCAAAAGAAGTTTCAACTAAAAACTGTGAAGGAGTTTTATCAACAACTGATCAAGGAGTTTGAAGAAAACAATAAAGTTGGCAATCGACTTATTTACAAAACATCATTCAACTCTTTAAAAGCTTTCACTCAAAGTGAGCTTAATTTCTATTTCAGTGATATTGATAAAAATTGGTTACAGGCTTATGAAAAATGGCAAAGGAATAAAGGTAATAAAGAGACAACAATCAGCTTGCAATTCAGAACTCTCAGGAGTGCATATAATAAAGCTATTGAGGAGAAGGCTGCAAGTAAAAATGATTATCCTTTTGATGATTTCAAGATCGGAAAATTTAAAACAAAAACAAGGAAGAGAGCCATATCCAAGGATGATGTGAAACAAATTATCACAACAGAATCTAATAAGGATACCCCTTTGCGGAAACTTGCAAAAGATATATTCACATTCTCCTACTTATGCGGTGGGATTCCTTTTGTTGATATATCTAATCTAACGATGAAAAATATCCAGAGAGGAAGGCTTTTATATACCCGCCAGAAAACACATGGAGATATAAACCTCCAATTGTGTGATCAAGCTAGGGAGATTATAAAAAGATATTCCTCACACCAAAAGAATGCGATTTATCTCTTCCCCATCTTGAATGCTAATATTCATAAAACTGAACTACAAAAGCAGAACAGGAGGCATAAAGTGTTGGCACAAATTAATAAAGAACTGAAAGAACTAGCCTCTGAACTTGGAATTGAATCAAAAGTGACAACCTATGTTGCGAGACATTCATTTGCAAGTGTTTTAAAGAAATCTGGAGTTAATGTAGCCTTGATTAGCGAGGCGTTGGGGCATACAGATTTAAAAACAACTCAAATTTATTTGGATAGCTTTGAGAACACCCAGATTGATGCAGCAATGCAAAACCTTTTATAG
- a CDS encoding JAB domain-containing protein, translating to MNEKNLSSPLINETKAGEDCDDLTLLSEVEIKYKPEVKPKDRPRVTMAMEAYKLIKPFFEGCLYHHEEAWVMLLNTSCKVLGVARLSVGNQEHTIIDPRTTLQLMVKTNAVNLIIFHNHPSQSLAFSPEDIKITKNMMKACKLLNMNCLDHIIVGEDGYSSYSEEGY from the coding sequence ATGAATGAAAAGAATCTATCATCACCACTCATCAATGAAACTAAAGCGGGAGAAGATTGTGATGATCTAACACTATTATCAGAGGTGGAGATTAAATACAAGCCAGAGGTTAAACCCAAGGATAGACCAAGGGTCACGATGGCGATGGAGGCATATAAACTCATCAAACCCTTTTTTGAAGGTTGTTTATATCACCATGAGGAAGCATGGGTGATGCTATTAAATACAAGCTGCAAGGTGTTAGGTGTCGCAAGGCTCAGTGTCGGGAATCAAGAGCATACTATCATAGACCCAAGAACCACCTTGCAATTGATGGTAAAGACCAATGCGGTCAATCTAATTATATTCCATAACCACCCAAGCCAGAGTTTGGCTTTCAGTCCAGAGGATATAAAAATAACCAAGAACATGATGAAGGCCTGCAAGCTGTTAAACATGAATTGTCTGGATCATATTATCGTGGGGGAAGATGGTTATTCCAGCTATTCAGAGGAAGGTTACTAG
- a CDS encoding DUF6804 family protein, which produces MKPLYIACCIILGIALLPITGGFYTLVRIAITIGAVIAAFQNSSNGINIWSIMFGIVAILFNPIIPVYLHDKGAWMMIDIIAMILFIIQIVRNKE; this is translated from the coding sequence ATGAAACCTCTTTACATAGCTTGTTGCATCATATTAGGAATAGCTCTCCTACCAATCACAGGGGGATTTTATACCCTAGTGAGAATAGCCATAACCATTGGTGCTGTTATTGCAGCATTCCAAAATTCAAGTAACGGGATAAATATATGGAGCATCATGTTTGGGATTGTTGCTATACTATTTAATCCTATTATTCCTGTTTATTTACATGACAAAGGAGCATGGATGATGATTGATATTATTGCCATGATCCTATTTATTATCCAGATTGTGAGAAATAAGGAGTAG
- a CDS encoding DEAD/DEAH box helicase family protein, with product MKAKLQFNKEGYITAIPVNCIINKARPNCGATTCEINSPRNSIIIEPNLPVIEGKEISMQGKFFPVKNGVKVKEIKDYLKTTVGYKKFMTTPESFHKLREAFNATGEDLHSYFMLFDESHKIINDARFRVAITAILEDFFKCKERSLISASPFSKEDVELFKQEGLYTCDIKLEKRYKKDITVISTNNTIQTLKDILSRNTSRQYFIFLNSIDTSLQLVEKLEIKEESNIYCSGDEHNKNKLYRNGYHQFHHQIGNFNKYNFLTSRFFSALDIELDYKPEVIIFSDYSVARNSVISPLDDTWQIIGRFRNGVASTTHLALTTPEAVPESKELILQKIMEEYNAYKLVKGYKELLPHSFQSPLQEFLEHLPIHEYIMPNGELNRYRIHNRLNHEEVVGIYQTPETLREAYLQCNDYFNLTFAEEYHGNKEMRLGKRTYNKFMKNMKFMEEFYYFKLNEPLVNQQQKMIFNSLKKEDPLLLEACQLLTREFIEEVRFDRQTLSREIIKERFNRGITRLPVIDLVLNTFHENRLYTESYIKQELNNIYKIAQLEREAKATDISRFFETSKRRTVNKQGEKGYLLLNARYSLSGNNPRPEFKETNTGILLEVGRQFIAS from the coding sequence ATGAAAGCTAAATTACAATTTAACAAGGAAGGTTATATCACCGCCATACCAGTCAATTGCATCATTAACAAGGCAAGACCCAACTGCGGGGCTACCACCTGTGAAATTAATTCCCCCAGAAACTCCATCATCATTGAACCCAACCTGCCAGTTATCGAGGGGAAAGAAATATCCATGCAAGGGAAATTTTTCCCTGTCAAAAACGGGGTTAAGGTAAAAGAGATTAAAGACTACTTGAAGACAACGGTTGGATATAAAAAATTCATGACCACCCCGGAATCATTTCACAAGTTAAGAGAAGCCTTCAATGCCACTGGAGAAGATTTACATTCTTACTTCATGCTGTTTGATGAATCTCACAAGATAATCAATGATGCCCGTTTTAGGGTGGCTATCACCGCCATACTGGAAGACTTCTTCAAGTGCAAGGAGAGATCGCTAATATCTGCCTCCCCTTTCTCCAAGGAAGATGTTGAGCTGTTTAAACAGGAGGGGCTATACACCTGTGATATTAAACTGGAGAAGAGATACAAAAAAGATATAACAGTGATCAGCACCAACAACACCATCCAGACATTGAAGGATATATTATCCAGAAACACTTCAAGACAATACTTCATCTTTTTAAATTCAATTGATACCAGCTTGCAACTGGTGGAGAAGCTGGAGATTAAAGAGGAGAGTAATATCTATTGTAGTGGTGATGAGCATAACAAGAATAAACTCTACAGGAATGGTTACCATCAATTCCATCACCAGATAGGGAATTTCAATAAATATAATTTCCTTACAAGCAGGTTTTTCTCTGCCTTAGATATAGAACTGGATTACAAGCCAGAAGTGATCATATTCTCCGATTATAGCGTTGCCAGAAATTCTGTGATCTCCCCCCTTGATGATACTTGGCAAATTATAGGGAGGTTCAGAAATGGTGTGGCTTCCACCACTCACTTGGCCTTGACCACTCCAGAAGCTGTACCGGAATCTAAAGAATTAATCCTGCAAAAAATAATGGAAGAATATAATGCGTACAAGCTGGTGAAGGGATATAAAGAGTTACTCCCCCACTCTTTCCAAAGTCCATTGCAAGAATTTCTAGAGCATCTTCCCATCCATGAATATATAATGCCAAACGGGGAGTTGAACCGTTACAGGATTCATAACAGGTTAAATCATGAAGAGGTGGTGGGGATATACCAGACCCCGGAAACATTGAGGGAAGCGTACCTGCAATGCAATGATTACTTCAATCTCACTTTTGCAGAAGAATATCACGGGAATAAAGAGATGAGATTGGGTAAAAGGACATATAACAAATTCATGAAGAACATGAAATTCATGGAAGAATTCTATTACTTCAAATTGAATGAACCACTTGTAAACCAGCAGCAAAAGATGATTTTCAACTCTCTAAAAAAAGAAGATCCCCTGTTACTAGAGGCCTGCCAGCTCCTAACTAGGGAATTTATTGAAGAGGTGAGGTTTGATCGACAAACCTTATCCAGAGAGATCATCAAGGAGAGGTTCAATAGAGGGATAACCCGGCTTCCTGTCATTGATCTTGTTTTGAACACCTTTCATGAAAACAGGTTATACACTGAATCATATATAAAACAGGAATTGAATAATATATACAAGATTGCCCAACTGGAAAGGGAGGCTAAAGCCACTGATATTTCCCGCTTCTTTGAAACCTCTAAAAGGAGAACAGTGAACAAGCAAGGAGAGAAAGGATATTTACTATTGAATGCTAGATACTCCCTTTCCGGGAATAACCCCCGGCCAGAATTTAAAGAAACTAACACCGGGATATTGCTTGAGGTTGGTAGACAATTCATCGCTTCATGA